A stretch of Equus przewalskii isolate Varuska chromosome 11, EquPr2, whole genome shotgun sequence DNA encodes these proteins:
- the LOC103542585 gene encoding olfactory receptor 8K3-like has translation METQNLTMLNEFILMGITDKPEVQAPLFGLFLTIYVISVVGNLGMVILTKMDSRLQTPMYFFLRHLAFTDLGYSTTVGPKMLVNFVQDKNTISYYFCAIQLAFFLMFIISEFFILSVMSYDRYVAICNLLLYTVNMSQRVCHVLVAIPYLYSTFVSLLVTVKIFNLYFCGYNVIHHFYCDCFPLLSLLCSNTHETEMIILILAGFDLISSLEIVLVNGYLLILVAILRMNSAEGWYKAFSTCGSHLIVVIVFYGTLIFMYVQPKSSHAFDTDIVASIFYTFIIPMLNPLIYSLRNNDVKYSLKRMWKNLCNLFA, from the coding sequence ATGGAAACACAAAATCTAACAAtgttaaatgaattcattttaatgGGGATCACAGACAAACCTGAGGTGCAGGCTCCATTATTTGGGCTCTTCCTCACCATATATGTGATCTCAGTGGTGGGCAACTTGGGCATGGTCATCCTCACCAAGATGGACTCCAGGCTACAAACAcccatgtacttttttctcagaCACCTGGCTTTTACTGATCTTGGTTATTCAACAACTGTAGGACCCAAAATGTTAGTAAATTTTGTTCAggataaaaatacaatatcttattatttttgtGCTATACAACTAGCtttctttcttatgttcattattagtgaATTCTTTATTCTGTCAGTGATGTCCTATGATCGCTACGTGGCCATCTGTAACCTTCTGCTCTACACAGTTAACATGTCACAAAGGGTATGCCATGTGCTGGTGGCAATTCCATATCTCTACAgcacatttgtttctcttttggtcactgtaaagatttttaatttatacttctGTGGCTACAACGTCATCCATCACTTCTACTGTGACTGTTTCCCTTTGTTATCTTTGCTCTGCTCAAATACGCATGAAACTGAAATGATTATTCTGATTTTAGCTGGTTTTGATTTAATTTCATCCCTTGAGATAGTTCTTGTGAATGGCTACCTACTCATCCTTGTAGCCATTCTCAGGATGAACTCTGCTGAGGGTTGGTACAAGGCTTTTTCTACCTGTggatcccacttgattgtggtcaTAGTATTTTATGGAACTTTGATATTTATGTATGTGCAGCCCAAATCCAGTCATGCCTTTGACACTGATATAGTCGCTTCCATATTTTACACCTTCATTATCCCCATGTTGAATCCTTTGATCTATAGCTTGAGGAACAATGATGTAAAATATTCACTaaaaaggatgtggaaaaatctaTGCAATCTTTTTGCTTAA